A section of the Triticum dicoccoides isolate Atlit2015 ecotype Zavitan chromosome 7A, WEW_v2.0, whole genome shotgun sequence genome encodes:
- the LOC119331211 gene encoding AP2-like ethylene-responsive transcription factor AIL5: MDMDMSSATHPAHHWLSFSLSNNYHHGLLEALSSSSSGHQIAGEEGTVDEAPKMEDFLGGVGGAGTTSTAVVDHGELGSIAAGFLHRYPAHDGTLDQNSGAVTVAAATMEVAESDQARRPAETFGQRTSIYRGVTRHRWTGRYEAHLWDNSCRREGQSRKGRQVYLGGYDKEEKAARAYDMAALKYWGPTTTTNFPVANYEKELEEMKSMTRQEFIASLRRKSSGFSRGASIYRGVTRHHQHGRWQARIGRVAGNKDLYLGTFSTQEEAAEAYDIAAIKFRGLNAVTNFDMSRYDVESILNSDLPIGAGAAARASKFQPDVLSLPAPNVASPDMLPPAEKDYWSLLAMHYQQQQQHHLQQQQFPASAFETYGSGVNVDFTMGMSGTNNPSGGGATVWGATGPTGHGDGSRQSNSYSSNIPYASMVSGSAASAGGGYEGSTGNNGTWVTTSNPAASATAPQYYNYLFGME, encoded by the exons ATGGATATGGACATGAGCTCCGCTACCCACCCTGCTCACCACtggctctccttctccctctccaacaactaCCACCACGGCCTCCTCGAGGccctctccagctcctcctccgGCCACCAGATCGCCG GGGAGGAGGGGACGGTGGACGAGGCGCCTAAGATGGAGGACTTCCTTGGCGGTGTCGGCGGCGCCGGCACGACATCGACGGCCGTGGTGGACCACGGCGAGCTGGGAAGCATCGCCGCGGGGTTCTTGCACCGGTATCCGGCGCATGACGGGACGCTGGATCAGAACTCTGGCGCGGTGACCGTAGCGGCGGCGACGATGGAGGTCGCTGAGTCCGATCAGGCGAGGAGGCCCGCCGAGACGTTCGGCCAGCGGACGTCCATCTACCGCGGCGTCACCAG GCACCGGTGGACGGGGAGGTACGAGGCGCACCTGTGGGACAACAGCTGCCGCCGGGAGGGCCAAAGCCGCAAAGGCCGCCAAG TTTACTTAG GAGGCTATGACAAAGAGGAGAAAGCCGCGAGGGCCTACGACATGGCTGCGCTCAAGTACTGGGGCCCAACCACCACGACGAACTTCCCG GTGGCCAACTATGAGAAGGAGCTGGAGGAGATGAAGTCGATGACGCGGCAGGAGTTCATCGCTTCACTTCGCAG GAAGAGCAGCGGCTTCTCACGAGGGGCGTCCATCTACAGAGGAGTAACAAG GCATCATCAGCACGGCCGGTGGCAGGCAAGGATCGGCAGGGTGGCCGGAAACAAGGACCTGTACCTGGGAACTTTCA GCAcgcaggaggaggcggcggaggcgtacGACATTGCGGCGATCAAGTTCCGGGGGCTTAACGCCGTGACCAACTTCGACATGAGCCGGTACGACGTCGAGAGCATCCTCAACAGCGACCTGCCCATCGGTGCTGGGGCGGCTGCCCGCGCCTCCAAGTTCCAACCGGACGTCCTATCGCTGCCGGCACCGAACGTGGCATCGCCAGACATGCTGCCACCGGCGGAGAAGGACTACTGGTCCCTCCTCGCCATGCactatcagcagcagcagcaacatcacCTGCAGCAGCAGCAGTTCCCTGCATCGGCATTTGAGACGTACGGCTCCGGCGTGAACGTGGACTTCACAATGGGCATGAGCGGCACCAACAACCCCAGCGGCGGCGGCGCCACCGTGTGGGGCGCCACCGGCCCAACAGGACACGGCGACGGCAGCAGGCAGAGCAACAGCTACTCCAGCAACATTCCTTATGCTTCCATGGTGTCTGGATCAGCGGCGTCAGCCGGTGGGGGATACGAGGGCTCCACCGGCAACAATGGCACCTGGGTGACGACGAGCAACCCGGCCGCCAGCGCGACGGCTCCTCAGTACTACAACTATCTGTTTGGCATGGAGTAG